Within Clostridiales bacterium, the genomic segment TGACAGCGAGCTGGACGACGCGCTCGGGGTGCCGCTCGAGCATCCTCGAAATCGGAACCTCCTTGAGGCCACCGGGGAAACCGCTGTAGCGGAACTTGGACTTCTCAGCGAGCTTGTTGCCTGTCAAGCGAATCTTCGAGGCGTTCACCACGACCACAAAGTCACCTGTGTCCACGTGCGGAGTGTACCGTGGCTTGTTCTTGCCTTTGAGAATCTGGGCCACCTGGCTTGCAAGCCTCCCCAGGACGATATCGGTGGCGTCGACAACGAGCCACTCGCGCTCGACCTCGCCGGGTTTGGCATGATAGGTCTTCAATGGTCCTCCAAACGGATACGATCATGTGTGTTCGCGTCACGGTTTCACGGGGCCTTGAAACGAACCCTTACACTTTAGCCACCGCCATCCGGCGTGTCAATTTCACACGCACCCGGGCGTATCCATGGGTCCTCGGCGTACTCCACGCGCCAGAGCACAAGTCCGTGCGGCGGAGCGGTGGGTCCGGCCGCCGACCGGTCCCGTGACTCGAGCGCGTCGGCGATCCACCCCGCCGGATGTCTCCCGCTCCCCACCTCGACGAGGGAACCGACTATTACGCGTACCATCGAATGCAGGAAGGCATTGCCTACAACACGCACCACGATAGCACGCTCGCCGAGCTGAACGTCAGGGTAGACTTCAAGCTTCTCTATCCGGCGTCTCGTGACACGCCCCTTGGCGCTCTCGGCCACACAGAACGAACGGAAATCATGCTCGCCTATAAGGAGCGCGCCCGCGTCACGCATCGCGCCAACGTCGAGTGCGCGCTTCACCCACCACGCTGTGGATCTCAAGAAGAGCGGCGGCACCGGTCCGGGCACGAGGGTATAGCGGTACTCTCGGCGTATCGCTGAGTGCCGTGCCGAGAATCCAGCTACCGCGCGCGTGACACCGGTGACGGCCACGCCCTCTCCCACAAGCGCATTAAGAGAGCGCACAAGCACGTGGGGGTCCGGATTCTCACCGTATAGCGGGGCCGAGACGACCTGGCCGAGCGCGTGGACCCCCGCGTCGGTGCGCCCGGCGCCCGTCGTCTCCACAGCACGCCCAAACACGGTGGTGAGCGCAGACTCGACTCGTCCCTGAACCGTGTCGAGCCCAGGTTGCCGAGCGAATCCCGCGAAGCGCGCGCCATCGTAGGCGAGCGTGAGCACGAGGGTGCTCGTGGCATCGATAGATTCCTGTGTCCCCGGCACCATTAGAGCGTCACTCCAAGCATCACCATGAGCGCGACGCTTGCGGCGAGCACCGTCCAGTCGCTGGCGCCCATCCGCCTCTCCGTAAGCCGCGTGCGCCCGGTGCCCCCACGATAGCACCGGGACTCCATCGCCGTCGCCAACTCGTCGGCCCGGCGGAACAGGCCGACGAAGAGCGGAACGAGTACAGGCACGTACGCCTTCGCTCGCGATATCGGTCCTCCCCGATCGAACCGCGCACCGCGGGCCATCTGCGCGACCACGACCTTCTCGGCCTCCTCTGCTGTCGTCGGGATGAACCTTAGCGCGACCGTCAGCATCATCGCGATGTCTCCGGCGGGCAACCCGACACGCTCGAGCGGTCGCATCAACCGTTCAAGCCCCTCAGTGAGGCGCACCGGCGAGGTGGTGAGCGCGACGAGCGACGTGCCCACCACAAGCAACACGATGCGCGTCGCAAAAAACATCCCGGTGAGCAAGCCGTCAGCGTCAACAGAAAGCGGGCCAACGCGCACGAGAGCCACCGTCGCGGAGTCCCAGCGCAACGCATGGGCGAGCAGGGTGAAGAAAAGAATGAAGGAGACGACGCGAACACCGCGCAAGACGAGCCTCGGCGGTACACCTGAGAGTACGACGGCTGCGACCGTGATGACCGCCGAGACGCCGAGACCGGCGAACCCTTCGACCGCGAACAGCATTGCGGTAAACGCGGCAGCGACCCCCATCTTGGCGCGCGCCTCGAGCCGGTGGATCCCAGAGTTGCCGGGCACGTACTGACCGAACGGTACAGGGGGCTTCATCGCTTCCGCTCCCGCTTCCCCTTCCGCTCCCGCGCTCCGGCCACAAGCGCCGCAGCCGCGTGAGGATCGAGCGAAAAGCACGTCATCGGCACTCCGGCCTCACGAGCCATCACCTGCGCCCGGAGCACCTCGGGAACCCGAAGGCCGGCGGCTTGGAAACGCGCGGGTTCGTCGATGAGCGCCCCCGCCCCTCCCGAGTACGCCAGAACCCCTTCCGATAGCACGATCACTCTATCGGCGACACCGAGAAACTCCTCGACGTCGTGGGTGACGATGGCAACGCCCGCACGCTCACGCAACTCCTCCACGATCACGCGCACGGCGCGGCGCCCGCTCACATCAAGTCCGGTGGTGGGCTCGTCGAACAACACGATCTCCGGACGCATCGCGAGCACCCCCGCGATTGCGACGCGGTGCGCTTCGCCGCCTGAGAGCGCGAACGGGGACCGCGGGCCGAAAGTGCGCCAATCGAGGCCTACGCGCTCGAGCGCCTCCCGTGCCGCTTCGAGCGCGGCATCATGGCCGCGTCCGAGATTTCGCGGACCGAACGCGACGTCTTCTTCAACCGTCTCGGCGAATAGTTGCGTCTGAGGCGACTGGAACACGAGTCCCACGCGCCCGATGATCTCTGGCGGACGGCTGACCGGCGAACCATTCAGCATAACGGTGCCCTCGGCAGGCGAGAGCAGTCCTGCGGCGATCCTCAGTAGCGTCGACTTGCCCGACCCGGTCGCGCCGAGCACAAGCACGAGCTCGCCCCGGTCCACCTCGAGACCCACCCCAGAAAGCGCGCGCACAGCGAACGAGGTCCCTTGTGCGTATGTGTATCCGATGTCACGGAGCGCGAGTCTCACAGCGCGGCCACCACGCTCTCGGCATCCATCGCCTCAAGGGGAACGGGCACGCCGAGGGACCTCAGTTCAGCGGCGAAACGACCTATCGGGGGCAGAGACAGACCGAGGGACGTAAGCGCTGCCTCATCGCCCAAGATCCCGCGTGGATGACCGGAAAAAGCGATCCGCCCGGCAGTGAGAACGATCACGCGATCAGCTACCGACGCGTCGGCGAGATGATGGGTAACGTGCAATACGCCCCGGCCCGCATCGATCTGTCGACTCACCGCCTCTAACACATCCAACCGCCCCTGCGGATCGAGCATGGAGGTCGGCTCATCCAACACAAGGTAGGCCGGTAAGAGCGCGAGGGCTCCGGCGATCGCGAGTCGTTGGCGTTGACCGCCCGAGAGTTGATGCGGCTCGCGTGCCTCAAGACCCGCAAGTCCGACGGCCGCAAGCGCCTCATCCACACGCGTCCTCAACTCAGGGGCGGGAACGCCGAGGTTCTCGGGGCCAAAGGCGACATCTTCCTCAACCGTGGTGGCCACAATCTGATTGTCGGGATCCTGAAAGACCATGCCCACACTCGAGCGGACATCCCATGCGCGGGCCAGATCACCAGTGTCGATTCCATCGACCGTGACGCGGCCAGCAGACGGCGTCAGCAAGCCGTTAGCCAATCTTGCGAGGGTCGACTTCCCCGATCCGTTCGCCCCGAGCACCGCGACATGCTCACCAGGCCGCACGCTGAACGTGACGCCATCTAGCGCAACAGCGTTCTCGTCCGCGCCAGGATAGACGTAGCTTACGTGGTCGAACACGATCATCGCCCGCAGCACCCCTTGCCGTGCCGAGACGTACAGGGAGGGCCATGCACCTCGCGGTGAGACCCTCCCTGTACGTCGCCGTGGCGCCGATAGCGCCATCCGAGACCGATAGTGGCTACTCGACGAGTTCGAGAATCACCATCGGCGCGGCGTCTCCCTTCCTCGGGCCGAGCTTCAGGATACGCGTGTACCCGCCGTCGCGGCCTTCGAAACGCGGAGCGATATCCGCGAACACCTTGTGTACGACTTCCTTGTCGCCCAGCGCTGCGAG encodes:
- a CDS encoding energy-coupling factor transporter transmembrane protein EcfT, which translates into the protein MKPPVPFGQYVPGNSGIHRLEARAKMGVAAAFTAMLFAVEGFAGLGVSAVITVAAVVLSGVPPRLVLRGVRVVSFILFFTLLAHALRWDSATVALVRVGPLSVDADGLLTGMFFATRIVLLVVGTSLVALTTSPVRLTEGLERLMRPLERVGLPAGDIAMMLTVALRFIPTTAEEAEKVVVAQMARGARFDRGGPISRAKAYVPVLVPLFVGLFRRADELATAMESRCYRGGTGRTRLTERRMGASDWTVLAASVALMVMLGVTL
- a CDS encoding energy-coupling factor transporter ATPase, coding for MALSAPRRRTGRVSPRGAWPSLYVSARQGVLRAMIVFDHVSYVYPGADENAVALDGVTFSVRPGEHVAVLGANGSGKSTLARLANGLLTPSAGRVTVDGIDTGDLARAWDVRSSVGMVFQDPDNQIVATTVEEDVAFGPENLGVPAPELRTRVDEALAAVGLAGLEAREPHQLSGGQRQRLAIAGALALLPAYLVLDEPTSMLDPQGRLDVLEAVSRQIDAGRGVLHVTHHLADASVADRVIVLTAGRIAFSGHPRGILGDEAALTSLGLSLPPIGRFAAELRSLGVPVPLEAMDAESVVAAL
- the truA gene encoding tRNA pseudouridine(38-40) synthase TruA, coding for MVPGTQESIDATSTLVLTLAYDGARFAGFARQPGLDTVQGRVESALTTVFGRAVETTGAGRTDAGVHALGQVVSAPLYGENPDPHVLVRSLNALVGEGVAVTGVTRAVAGFSARHSAIRREYRYTLVPGPVPPLFLRSTAWWVKRALDVGAMRDAGALLIGEHDFRSFCVAESAKGRVTRRRIEKLEVYPDVQLGERAIVVRVVGNAFLHSMVRVIVGSLVEVGSGRHPAGWIADALESRDRSAAGPTAPPHGLVLWRVEYAEDPWIRPGACEIDTPDGGG
- the rplM gene encoding 50S ribosomal protein L13; amino-acid sequence: MKTYHAKPGEVEREWLVVDATDIVLGRLASQVAQILKGKNKPRYTPHVDTGDFVVVVNASKIRLTGNKLAEKSKFRYSGFPGGLKEVPISRMLERHPERVVQLAVKGMLPKNTLGRAMLKKLKVYGGPDHPHEAQQPREITLEG
- a CDS encoding ATP-binding cassette domain-containing protein, with protein sequence MRLALRDIGYTYAQGTSFAVRALSGVGLEVDRGELVLVLGATGSGKSTLLRIAAGLLSPAEGTVMLNGSPVSRPPEIIGRVGLVFQSPQTQLFAETVEEDVAFGPRNLGRGHDAALEAAREALERVGLDWRTFGPRSPFALSGGEAHRVAIAGVLAMRPEIVLFDEPTTGLDVSGRRAVRVIVEELRERAGVAIVTHDVEEFLGVADRVIVLSEGVLAYSGGAGALIDEPARFQAAGLRVPEVLRAQVMAREAGVPMTCFSLDPHAAAALVAGARERKGKRERKR